The Streptomyces sp. Mut1 genome window below encodes:
- a CDS encoding glycerophosphodiester phosphodiesterase has translation MYAGTATASVAAAALMGAGTLLMPGTGTPVTDTPAARRPAPQLAPVRHATDATARGPRVFAHRGASAYAPENTLAAVDRADALGFDWVENDVQLTKDGVLVVIHDTDLKRTTNAEEVFPDRAPWAVKDFTAAEISRLDAGSWFGAKYTGTRVPTLHQYLKRITRNRQNLLLEIKSPEIYPGIERATLQVLNQEGWLDRSHVRDRLVIQSFGADSVRTVHALRPDVITGFLGTPAVAELPSYAAFTDQINPSYTTLSGDYVAAVHALKGPHDKKLQVNTWTVNDATHALQVNGMGVDGIISNTPDVVRAATRPGS, from the coding sequence GTGTACGCAGGCACCGCTACCGCCTCCGTCGCCGCTGCCGCCCTGATGGGCGCCGGCACGTTGCTGATGCCGGGCACCGGCACGCCGGTCACGGACACCCCCGCGGCCCGGCGGCCCGCGCCCCAGCTCGCCCCGGTCCGTCATGCCACCGACGCCACGGCCCGGGGCCCGCGCGTCTTCGCGCACCGAGGGGCCTCCGCGTACGCCCCCGAGAACACCCTCGCCGCCGTGGACAGGGCCGACGCGCTCGGCTTCGACTGGGTGGAGAACGACGTCCAGCTCACCAAGGACGGGGTGCTGGTCGTCATCCACGACACGGACCTCAAGCGGACGACGAACGCCGAGGAGGTGTTCCCGGACCGGGCGCCCTGGGCGGTCAAGGACTTCACGGCCGCCGAGATCTCCCGGCTGGACGCGGGCAGCTGGTTCGGTGCGAAGTACACCGGTACCCGGGTGCCCACCCTCCACCAGTACCTGAAGCGGATCACCCGCAACCGGCAGAACCTCCTGCTGGAGATCAAGAGCCCCGAGATCTACCCGGGGATCGAGCGGGCCACCCTCCAGGTGCTGAACCAGGAGGGCTGGCTGGACCGCAGCCACGTCAGGGACCGCCTCGTGATCCAGAGCTTCGGGGCCGACAGCGTGCGCACGGTGCACGCACTGCGCCCGGACGTGATCACGGGCTTCCTCGGCACCCCGGCCGTCGCGGAGCTGCCCTCGTACGCCGCGTTCACCGACCAGATCAACCCGTCCTACACCACCCTGTCGGGCGACTACGTGGCGGCGGTGCACGCGCTGAAGGGGCCGCACGACAAGAAGCTCCAGGTGAACACGTGGACGGTCAATGACGCGACGCACGCGCTCCAGGTGAACGGCATGGGCGTGGACGGCATCATCAGCAACACCCCCGACGTGGTGCGCGCGGCGACCCGCCCGGGTTCCTGA
- a CDS encoding pseudouridine-5'-phosphate glycosidase, whose product MSLTARSDAGPYAPALSAEVRDALAAHRPVVALESTIIAHGLPRPRNLRVAEELEGLVRSAGAVPATIAVLDGRARVGLDKAELERVAEDPAMRKLGHRDLAPALAAGASGATTVSATAFLAARTGLRIFATGGLGGVHRGWTETQDESADLRLLARTGMTVVCAGVKSILDVPATLQRLETLGVGVLGYGTDRFPGFYLSSSGEPVDWTVESPEEVAEVMRAQDALGGPDAALIVANPVPRARQLDPALHDRVLAEALAACRERGVVGQAVTPFLLDHLTRHTKGASLEANLAAVRGNVTLAARIATAWTAR is encoded by the coding sequence ATGTCACTAACTGCGCGCTCCGACGCCGGCCCGTACGCCCCCGCGCTCTCCGCCGAGGTGCGGGACGCCCTCGCCGCACACCGGCCCGTCGTCGCCCTGGAATCGACGATCATCGCCCACGGTCTGCCCCGCCCCCGTAATCTGCGGGTCGCCGAGGAGCTGGAGGGGCTCGTGCGGTCGGCCGGGGCCGTCCCCGCCACCATCGCCGTGCTGGACGGCCGGGCCAGGGTCGGCCTGGACAAGGCCGAGCTGGAGCGGGTGGCCGAGGACCCGGCGATGCGCAAGCTGGGCCACCGCGACCTCGCCCCGGCCCTGGCGGCGGGCGCGAGCGGGGCGACGACGGTGTCCGCGACCGCCTTCCTCGCCGCCCGGACGGGGCTGCGGATCTTCGCGACCGGCGGGCTCGGCGGGGTGCACCGGGGCTGGACGGAGACCCAGGACGAGTCGGCGGACCTGCGGCTGCTGGCGCGGACCGGAATGACCGTGGTCTGCGCGGGCGTGAAGTCGATCCTGGACGTGCCGGCCACGCTGCAACGCCTGGAGACGCTGGGGGTCGGGGTGCTGGGCTACGGCACCGACCGGTTCCCCGGCTTCTACCTGAGCAGTTCGGGCGAGCCGGTCGACTGGACGGTGGAATCGCCGGAGGAGGTCGCCGAGGTGATGCGGGCCCAGGACGCGCTCGGCGGCCCGGACGCGGCGCTGATCGTGGCCAACCCCGTACCGCGTGCGCGGCAGCTGGACCCCGCCCTGCACGACCGGGTGCTCGCCGAGGCGCTGGCGGCGTGCCGGGAGCGGGGGGTCGTGGGGCAGGCCGTCACGCCGTTCCTGCTCGACCATCTGACGCGGCACACGAAGGGCGCGTCCCTGGAGGCCAACCTCGCGGCCGTCCGCGGCAATGTGACGCTCGCCGCCCGCATCGCCACCGCCTGGACGGCCCGGTGA
- a CDS encoding class I SAM-dependent methyltransferase, translating to MRHATTPALATVRHFYDGLAAGYDLMYADWQASIDRQATALSTLIDAALGSGEGVAHDVLDCACGIGTQALGLAARGHRVTGSDLSPVAAGRAAREAAARGLGLRTLAADMTRLPFGDGLFDVVVCADNSLPHLLTPEAVEAALGEMRRVLRPGGVLLLSTRPYDRLRRERPASTPPQVRQDTGGRVVTFQLWHWRPDGERYDLEHFQLLPGGAGEAGDAAYEVRTRRTSYWALSQAQLTAFARRAGLTEPAWHEPEESGFFQPVLVARGPGADGEGPPRPT from the coding sequence ATGCGGCACGCGACGACTCCCGCCCTCGCCACCGTGCGTCACTTCTACGACGGCCTGGCCGCCGGCTACGACCTCATGTACGCCGACTGGCAGGCGAGCATCGACCGCCAGGCGACCGCGCTCTCCACCCTGATCGACGCGGCCCTCGGGAGCGGCGAGGGCGTCGCCCACGACGTGCTGGACTGCGCCTGCGGCATCGGAACCCAGGCGCTGGGCCTCGCCGCGCGCGGACACCGGGTCACGGGCAGCGACCTGAGCCCCGTGGCCGCGGGCCGCGCCGCGAGGGAGGCGGCCGCGCGCGGGCTGGGCCTGCGCACCCTGGCCGCCGACATGACGCGGCTGCCGTTCGGTGACGGCTTGTTCGACGTCGTCGTGTGCGCGGACAACTCGCTGCCGCACCTGCTCACACCGGAGGCGGTGGAGGCCGCGCTCGGCGAGATGCGCAGGGTGCTGCGGCCCGGCGGCGTGCTGCTGCTGTCCACCCGGCCGTACGACCGGCTGCGCCGCGAACGGCCCGCGTCCACACCGCCGCAGGTCAGGCAGGACACCGGCGGCCGGGTCGTCACCTTCCAGCTCTGGCACTGGAGGCCGGACGGCGAGCGCTACGACCTGGAGCACTTCCAGCTGCTGCCCGGCGGTGCGGGGGAGGCCGGGGACGCCGCGTACGAGGTGCGTACGCGCCGCACCTCGTACTGGGCGCTGTCGCAGGCACAGCTCACCGCGTTCGCACGGCGGGCCGGGTTGACGGAGCCCGCCTGGCACGAGCCGGAGGAGTCGGGCTTCTTCCAGCCGGTACTGGTGGCACGCGGGCCCGGGGCGGACGGCGAAGGGCCGCCCCGGCCCACGTGA
- a CDS encoding MHYT domain-containing protein: protein MQGTIDGFSYGAVTPAAAFLMACLGAALGLRCTTRSLRTERSFKAGWLALGATSIGSGIWTMHFIAMVGFSVDEVPVGYDRTITFASLAVAIVMVGVGIFLVGYRGATRMALVTGGTVTGLGVASMHYLGMAGMRLDGQFEYDTVTVALSVVIAVVASTAALWTAVSIHGFLPSLGASVVMAVAVSGMHYTGMAALRVHLHTSATGTGHAPGDSATSLLVPMLLGPACFLLLAGVVVMFDPLVVMGTPDWDGPATTHRPARGIPAQRQVPRFGTHADPASFHSRPRDAVQPGDW, encoded by the coding sequence ATGCAGGGCACAATCGACGGCTTCAGCTATGGGGCGGTGACCCCGGCGGCGGCGTTCCTCATGGCGTGCCTCGGCGCGGCACTGGGCCTGCGCTGCACCACGCGGTCGCTGCGTACCGAGCGTTCCTTCAAGGCCGGGTGGCTGGCTCTCGGGGCGACCTCCATAGGTTCGGGCATCTGGACCATGCACTTCATCGCGATGGTGGGCTTCTCCGTCGACGAGGTGCCGGTCGGATACGACAGAACGATCACCTTCGCCAGCCTTGCCGTCGCGATCGTCATGGTCGGCGTCGGGATCTTCCTGGTCGGGTACCGGGGCGCCACCCGTATGGCCCTGGTGACGGGAGGCACGGTCACCGGGCTCGGTGTGGCCTCCATGCATTATCTCGGCATGGCCGGAATGCGGCTTGATGGGCAGTTCGAGTACGACACGGTGACCGTGGCCCTCTCCGTCGTGATCGCCGTGGTGGCCTCGACCGCCGCGCTGTGGACCGCGGTCTCCATCCACGGCTTCCTGCCCAGCCTCGGCGCGAGCGTCGTGATGGCCGTCGCGGTGAGCGGCATGCACTACACGGGCATGGCCGCCCTCCGGGTCCACCTGCACACGTCCGCCACCGGCACGGGGCACGCCCCGGGGGACAGCGCCACGTCGCTGCTGGTGCCCATGCTGCTCGGACCCGCCTGCTTCCTGCTGCTGGCCGGGGTCGTGGTCATGTTCGACCCGCTGGTCGTCATGGGCACGCCGGACTGGGACGGCCCCGCCACCACGCACCGCCCGGCCCGCGGAATCCCGGCCCAGCGCCAGGTCCCGCGCTTCGGTACGCACGCCGACCCGGCGTCCTTCCACTCCCGTCCGCGCGACGCCGTACAGCCCGGGGACTGGTGA